In one Lysobacter alkalisoli genomic region, the following are encoded:
- a CDS encoding alpha/beta fold hydrolase: protein MSPPTSRGLNARSVTRLAALALAVLSLLVYIDYRKDLRQAQARVATGSRIADTACGPIEYAAGGRGPAVMVVHGAGGGFDQGMLFSDDLVDQGYRVIAMSRFGYLRTPMPEDASAVAQAEAHACLLDALKIDSAALIGVSAGAPSAVQFALRHPARTTALVLLVPAIYAPRPGNAPPLKTPSGTRLLFDTALRSDFRMWAGLKVARRSMIDSILATPPEVVAHASSNEQMRAAQLLDMILPVSRRREGLINDAEVTSHLPRYELERIVAPTLAISVRDDQFGTFDGARYSASHIPNARFVGFENGGHVWIGHQQAVVAELSGFLLAEIPRRD from the coding sequence ATGAGTCCGCCCACCTCCAGAGGTCTCAACGCCCGATCGGTCACGCGGCTTGCCGCGCTGGCATTGGCCGTCCTGTCGCTGCTGGTCTACATCGATTACCGGAAGGATCTCCGGCAGGCCCAGGCGCGGGTCGCGACCGGCAGCCGGATCGCGGACACGGCATGCGGGCCGATCGAATACGCGGCTGGCGGGCGAGGTCCCGCGGTCATGGTGGTGCACGGCGCGGGCGGCGGGTTCGACCAGGGCATGCTGTTCTCGGACGACCTTGTGGATCAGGGATACCGCGTGATCGCGATGTCCCGGTTCGGTTACCTGCGCACCCCCATGCCGGAAGATGCTTCCGCGGTCGCCCAGGCGGAGGCGCATGCCTGCTTGCTCGATGCACTGAAAATCGACAGCGCGGCGTTGATCGGGGTATCGGCGGGAGCCCCCTCGGCGGTGCAGTTCGCACTGCGGCATCCCGCGCGGACAACGGCACTCGTCCTGCTGGTTCCCGCCATCTACGCGCCGCGTCCGGGAAACGCGCCGCCGTTGAAGACGCCTTCCGGCACGCGCCTGCTGTTCGACACCGCGTTGAGGTCGGACTTCCGGATGTGGGCGGGCTTGAAGGTCGCGCGCCGGAGCATGATCGATTCGATCCTGGCGACGCCTCCCGAGGTCGTGGCGCACGCCAGCTCCAACGAGCAGATGCGCGCTGCGCAATTGCTGGACATGATCCTGCCGGTGAGCAGGCGTCGGGAGGGCCTGATCAACGATGCTGAAGTGACTTCGCATCTTCCCCGTTACGAACTGGAGCGGATCGTAGCCCCGACACTGGCGATCAGCGTCCGGGATGACCAGTTCGGAACGTTCGATGGCGCACGCTACAGCGCCAGCCATATACCCAATGCCCGATTCGTGGGCTTTGAGAACGGTGGGCATGTGTGGATAGGGCACCAGCAGGCAGTCGTGGCCGAGTTGAGCGGGTTCCTGCTCGCTGAAATCCCGCGGCGGGACTGA
- a CDS encoding NAD(P)H-dependent oxidoreductase, with protein sequence MARRILLLLGHPDEGSTYCRALAEAYASGALAAGHEVRRIDLATFEFPWLHSKAAFTGAIPPSIESAQQDVRWCDHVVIVFPLWLGMMPALLKAFLEQLLRPGFAHDVATGFPRRLLKGRSVRVFVTMGMPAMIYRWFYGAHGVKALRRNILAFCGFGPIRECLVGAVESPRAGARKRWLETATGLGRAGR encoded by the coding sequence ATGGCCAGACGCATCCTCCTGCTCCTTGGACACCCCGATGAAGGCAGTACGTACTGCCGCGCGCTCGCGGAAGCATATGCCAGTGGTGCGCTTGCCGCGGGTCATGAGGTCCGCCGGATCGACCTGGCCACGTTCGAGTTTCCGTGGTTGCACAGCAAGGCGGCGTTCACTGGCGCGATTCCGCCTTCTATCGAGTCGGCACAGCAGGACGTGCGCTGGTGCGATCACGTAGTCATCGTGTTTCCACTCTGGCTCGGCATGATGCCGGCGTTGCTGAAGGCGTTCCTGGAGCAGCTGCTGCGTCCGGGCTTCGCTCACGATGTCGCTACCGGTTTCCCGCGCAGGCTGCTGAAGGGACGCAGTGTTCGTGTCTTCGTCACGATGGGCATGCCGGCGATGATCTACCGATGGTTCTATGGCGCGCATGGGGTCAAGGCGCTGAGACGCAACATCCTGGCGTTCTGCGGGTTCGGTCCGATCCGCGAGTGCTTGGTCGGTGCCGTTGAATCTCCCCGGGCCGGAGCGCGCAAGCGCTGGCTCGAAACCGCGACGGGTCTGGGGCGCGCTGGCCGGTGA
- the ubiM gene encoding 5-demethoxyubiquinol-8 5-hydroxylase UbiM: protein MDTDVIIVGAGPAGLCLARALAVLGLRIDILERQPAASIANPAFDGREIALTHGSMRILRGLGVWQHIPGHEVAPLRMARVMDGSSGAGFKVDAGQSGHAQLGSLVANDLIRSAAWKEACGSASIRTHAGVTATGVATDEAGARVQLADGHVLQGRLLVAADSRFSETRRAMGIAVESHDFGRTMLVCRMSHDEPHHGTAWEWFGRGQTRALLPLREERLSSVVLTVTGSEATRLCALPPTEFARAVETRFEHRLGSMVLASSLHAYPLVATWARRFVAPRFALIGDAAVGMHPVTAHGFNLGLASVERLAHAVGDSLAQHGDPAHPALLARYQHRHRAGSLPLYLGTRAVVGLFTDDRRRMQPLRRAILRAGAAMSPLRRALAAGLIDEGPLDLPLAQRMWRGLQRLAS from the coding sequence TTGGACACAGACGTCATCATCGTCGGTGCCGGCCCGGCCGGCCTCTGCCTGGCGCGCGCGCTGGCCGTGCTTGGATTGCGGATCGACATCCTGGAGCGTCAACCGGCCGCCTCCATCGCCAATCCCGCTTTCGACGGGCGCGAGATCGCTCTCACTCACGGCTCGATGCGGATCCTGCGCGGGTTGGGGGTCTGGCAGCACATTCCCGGACACGAAGTGGCACCGCTGCGGATGGCGCGGGTGATGGACGGCAGCAGCGGCGCCGGCTTCAAGGTCGACGCCGGACAATCCGGTCATGCGCAGCTCGGCAGCCTGGTCGCCAACGACCTGATCCGCAGCGCAGCCTGGAAGGAAGCGTGCGGCAGCGCTTCCATCCGCACCCACGCTGGCGTCACGGCGACCGGCGTCGCCACCGACGAGGCTGGTGCGCGCGTGCAGCTCGCCGACGGACACGTGTTGCAAGGACGGTTGCTGGTCGCCGCCGACAGTCGCTTCTCGGAGACCCGACGAGCGATGGGCATCGCGGTGGAGTCGCACGACTTCGGCCGCACCATGCTGGTCTGCCGCATGTCGCACGACGAACCGCACCACGGCACGGCCTGGGAATGGTTTGGCCGGGGCCAGACCCGCGCACTGCTGCCGCTGCGCGAAGAACGGCTGTCTTCGGTGGTGCTGACCGTCACCGGGTCGGAAGCGACGCGGCTGTGTGCGCTGCCACCCACGGAGTTCGCGCGGGCGGTGGAGACGCGCTTCGAGCACCGGCTGGGCAGCATGGTCCTGGCCAGCAGCCTCCACGCCTACCCGCTGGTGGCGACCTGGGCACGGCGCTTCGTCGCGCCCCGCTTTGCCCTGATCGGCGACGCTGCGGTCGGCATGCATCCGGTCACCGCACACGGCTTCAACCTGGGCCTGGCCAGCGTGGAGCGGCTGGCGCACGCAGTGGGCGATTCGCTGGCGCAACACGGCGATCCTGCCCACCCTGCGCTGCTGGCACGCTACCAACACCGTCATCGCGCCGGCAGCCTGCCGCTGTACCTCGGAACCCGCGCCGTGGTCGGACTGTTCACCGACGACCGCCGCCGCATGCAGCCGTTGCGCCGCGCGATCCTGCGTGCCGGCGCTGCCATGTCGCCTCTACGCCGTGCGCTGGCCGCCGGCCTGATCGACGAAGGACCGCTGGACCTGCCGCTCGCCCAGCGGATGTGGAGGGGCTTGCAGCGGCTGGCGTCCTGA